A genomic window from Arthrobacter sp. FW305-BF8 includes:
- a CDS encoding cation:proton antiporter encodes MDRVALTLIELGAVVFCLGLLARLAGRIGMSPIPLYLVGGLCFGAGGVVELSGMKEFSHLAGEIGVILLLLMLGLEYTATELVTGLRRSWKAGILDFVLNFVPGAALAALLGWGVVGAMVMGGVTYISSSGIAAKVITDLGRIGNRETPVVLSILVFEDLAMAVYLPILTATLAGVSFLGGMQTVGVSLAVVTVVLLVALRHGHHVSKAVHSENSEVFLLNLLGAALLVSGVAAALQVSAAVGAFMLGIAISGATAHSATRILEPLRDLFAAIFFVAFGLNTDPSSIPPVLAWALVLAVLTAATKIITGAWAAKHAGIARPGRFRAGAALIARGEFSIVIAGLAVTSGVVSDELAALATAYVLIMAVLGPLAARYIEPVVKKFSRPARPEPVPA; translated from the coding sequence ATGGACCGCGTGGCCCTGACGCTCATCGAACTGGGGGCAGTCGTGTTCTGCCTCGGCCTGCTGGCGAGGCTGGCGGGCCGGATCGGGATGTCCCCCATTCCGCTGTACCTGGTGGGTGGATTGTGCTTCGGCGCGGGCGGCGTGGTGGAACTGAGCGGGATGAAGGAGTTTTCCCACCTGGCGGGTGAGATCGGGGTCATCCTGCTCCTGCTTATGCTCGGTCTGGAATATACGGCCACCGAACTTGTGACCGGCCTTCGCCGATCGTGGAAAGCCGGGATCCTCGACTTCGTCCTGAATTTCGTCCCCGGGGCTGCCCTCGCTGCCCTGCTCGGCTGGGGAGTGGTCGGCGCCATGGTTATGGGCGGGGTTACGTATATATCGTCATCGGGCATTGCGGCCAAGGTCATCACGGACCTTGGCCGTATCGGTAACAGGGAAACTCCGGTTGTGCTCTCGATCCTGGTTTTCGAGGACCTGGCGATGGCGGTTTACCTGCCAATCCTCACCGCCACGCTCGCCGGGGTCAGCTTCCTGGGCGGCATGCAGACCGTGGGCGTCTCGCTGGCTGTTGTCACCGTGGTGCTGCTGGTGGCCCTGCGGCACGGACACCACGTCTCCAAGGCCGTGCACAGCGAGAATTCGGAAGTCTTCCTGCTCAACCTGCTCGGCGCCGCACTGCTCGTGTCTGGCGTGGCGGCGGCCCTCCAGGTGTCCGCCGCGGTGGGCGCCTTCATGCTCGGCATCGCCATCTCCGGCGCCACGGCCCACAGCGCTACGCGGATCCTCGAGCCGCTGCGTGACCTCTTCGCCGCCATCTTCTTCGTGGCGTTCGGGCTCAACACCGACCCCTCTTCCATCCCGCCGGTGCTGGCGTGGGCGCTTGTCCTTGCAGTCCTCACCGCCGCCACCAAGATCATCACCGGAGCATGGGCCGCCAAGCACGCAGGGATCGCACGTCCGGGCCGCTTCCGCGCCGGAGCCGCGCTGATAGCACGCGGCGAGTTCTCCATCGTCATCGCAGGCCTAGCCGTGACCTCCGGGGTGGTGTCGGACGAGCTCGCCGCCCTGGCCACAGCCTACGTCCTGATCATGGCGGTCCTCGGCCCGTTGGCCGCCCGCTACATCGAGCCGGTCGTCAAGAAGTTCTCCCGCCCGGCGCGGCCGGAGCCGGTCCCGGCTTAG